In a genomic window of Flavobacteriales bacterium:
- a CDS encoding gliding motility-associated C-terminal domain-containing protein, translating into MNAGANGTVCANAATINLNGSVAGAVGGVWTGGAGVFSPNSITLNATYTPTAAEIANGSVTLTLTSAGNGLCNPVSSQVTYTITPAPTVNAGADQTLCGNNANAVLNATVTVATGVQWSGGSGLYAPGSTAQNITYMPSPIEIANGSVTLTVTTTGNGNCAAVSDQVTLTFTNAPIANAGPDQTVSSNNANTTLAGSFSVATGIVWSGGAGTYNPDNTAVSAVYTPTAAEIAAGSVTLTMTTTGNGACAPSSDQMTITFGAAPTANAGPDQTICANNASVALNGAVTIATGGIWSGGTGTFTPNSAALNATYMPSATEIAAGTVTLTLTTVGNGNSNPVSDQVVITITPAPVVNAGANITVCGNQSTAQLAGVVNNATGGIWSGGAGTFNPSSNNLNATYTPSLGEIASGTVTLTLTSTGNGLCNAVSDQVLIAIAPTPAVNAGADATVCSNNAAVQMAASVSNAGGGIWSGGTGGFSPSITALNAVYTPSTTELNNGSVTLNLTSTGNGTCAQVTDQVFIVFTQSPVVNAGLDRTVCSNDPTVVLNGSLTIATGGVWSGGGGTFTPNANALNATYVPSPAEVALGTATLTLTSTGNGLCNAVSDQMVISIIGAPVANAGSDLFACSNNPQVQLGGSVSGAGGGQWSGGSGTFAPSIASLNAVYTPTPAEVAAGTLTLTLTTIGNGNCVAVSDEVLVTFTAAPTANAGAGGVFCANNASIPLNGSVTVANGGAWSGAQGTFSPNANSLNAVYTPSVGELAAGSVTLTLTTTGNNGCTAVSSQVTYTFTPAPTANAGADPFSCANNATVQLNGEVTVATGGLWTGGTGGFNPNNGTLNATYTPSAAEIAAGSATLTLTTVGNGSCNAVSDQVVINIAPAPIVSAGAALQACANNAAVQLNGSVLNAAGGIWIGAGSFSPNASTLNAIYTPTAAEIANGSATVTLTSAGNGLCTAVSSQVTITYTPAPTVEAGNPQTLCANNAAVQLAGNVTGANGGIWSGGAGTFAPGANALNGVYTPSGSEVNAGNLWLFLTSTGNGGCSAVNDSVQVLFTPAPTINAGADANVCANAPQVQLEGAVTVASGGVWSAGNGTFTPSSAALNATYAPSLSEIAAGQVTLTLTSSGNGNCIAVQDAMVITIDPVPVVNAGPDQAICANNPSLQLNGFVGNAPGAIWSGGTGNYVSGAAATATEYIPTAAEIAAGSITFTLTSTGTTICSAMSDQMVVTFTGSPIVDAGPDQAVCSNNSAVQLNGNVINANGGAWSGGNGTYSPASNVFAPVYTPTAAEVASGSVTLTLMSTGNGNCFAVSDQVLITFTPAPVANAGTDLNVCENNPVVNLAGSMTVATGGAWSGGLGAFAPDASTLNAQYTLTPFELQQGSVTLTLTSTGNGNCLAVNDQLTITVAPAPAVSAGSDITACSSELQVPLGGTVSGGASTGQWSTSGTGIFSPSANMLNATYIASSLDSLNGGVDLTLTSTSNGLCTSVSDMLTLTILPNAVASAGADQAICATQGTINLNGAITGNATQGSWTTTGAGSFSPGPDAANAVYSIAPSDAVNGTVTFTWSVNSCDNASDEMVLTITPESVVDAGTDQVTCVSDLSILVNGAVSGASATGAWSTLGTGSFQNASTALANIYNASTSDSLAAGVDLVLTATNTGACPAASDIVHIAILPFGTVNAGADLSFCANNATVALNGSLVGDATQIQWTSSGTGAFFPNNGVLTPTYIPSALDTAIGNLTLMLSALNSCNNATDAMQLTLTPAPYVNAGPDQTYCNQVTQFDLNGAISGITDMGQWTTNGTGTMSSAGSLSTTYNASPVDVANGLITFTLSSLNNGNCNAVSDQMTIYLTSGLAADAGPDQSACVSSTYAQLQGQVINGSPSGTWSATGTGSFLPSADVTNAQYHFTPTDIANGSVVLTFLSTNTGTCPPVQDQMVLTFGNSSFAYAGADQSLCANAPIAQLEGNFSGGAQGSVWSSNGSGFFSNSTDPNATYTLSAADIANGGVLLTLTTITDGTCAVASDAMTLSVQALPSINAGSDIVACSAAPVQVVANAVNTPGGTWSTSGSGTFLDANALATLYYPSAADSAVGTVTLTVTTTGVAPCSAVSDELVISFGGGLAATAGADVIACSTEPNIVLNGIVAGTTTGQWSTTGTGSFMPSATALDATYVPGAADFVIGNVSLILSTTNNQGCAAGRDTLVVSYHVPPVVNAGADELLCNGLEDVQLNGVEQNAGSVQWFTTGTGSFSPAADAANAVYAPTANDSIAGGVYLILTGFGTGTCGNHSDSLFIDIGPTRIADAGSDINLCADGNFWQMAGSVTGVSGGVWSTTGAGTFLPSPTALSATYVPSQTDLVFQQLQFVLSTTGNMGCPAHTDTMVVHLQAPPTVNAGADINVCDASSAIDLSGSFTGAGGVLWTSNGSGVFVPSNTAANASYQPGPTDEQNGTVRMILTTTGNASCAAASDTLFLSFVNPLQASFSVSNACVGSQTVFTSNSTTSGSPIIGWTWSFGNGATATGPQASTSFATAAQYSATLTVFAQNGCSHTTTQVFDILDAPVAGFSISGDPYTDTPIAFADSSVGATNWHYSFGDGSGAISAEPTHEYAQSGQYVIVQTVTNAAGCTDQDSLLIVIEEKDILPPKLPNAFSPNGDGVNDVFYVRGGPFLTMELRIYNGWGEMIFETTDPAFGWDGTYNGKPEINGVYVYTVVATSVDGLEHDRSGKVTLIR; encoded by the coding sequence GTGAATGCGGGTGCGAACGGCACCGTCTGCGCCAATGCGGCCACCATCAACCTGAACGGCTCGGTTGCCGGTGCCGTGGGCGGTGTGTGGACCGGGGGCGCTGGTGTGTTCTCCCCGAACAGCATCACCCTGAACGCCACCTACACGCCGACCGCGGCGGAGATCGCCAATGGCAGCGTAACCCTCACGCTTACCTCCGCCGGCAACGGCCTGTGCAATCCGGTGAGCAGCCAGGTCACCTATACCATCACGCCAGCGCCCACGGTGAATGCGGGGGCGGATCAAACGCTCTGCGGGAACAACGCGAACGCGGTACTGAATGCCACGGTCACTGTTGCCACGGGCGTGCAGTGGTCCGGTGGCTCTGGCCTTTACGCTCCGGGCAGCACGGCGCAGAACATCACGTACATGCCTTCGCCGATCGAGATCGCCAATGGCAGCGTGACGCTCACCGTGACGACCACGGGCAATGGCAATTGCGCCGCGGTATCCGACCAGGTGACGCTCACCTTCACCAATGCGCCCATTGCGAATGCCGGTCCTGACCAAACGGTCAGCTCGAACAACGCGAACACCACCCTGGCTGGTTCCTTCAGCGTGGCCACCGGGATCGTGTGGAGCGGTGGCGCGGGCACTTACAACCCGGACAACACCGCGGTGAGCGCGGTGTACACGCCTACTGCAGCGGAGATCGCCGCAGGCAGCGTGACGCTGACCATGACCACTACGGGAAATGGAGCCTGCGCGCCATCCAGCGATCAGATGACCATCACCTTCGGTGCGGCGCCCACAGCGAATGCGGGCCCCGATCAGACCATTTGCGCGAACAACGCCAGCGTAGCGCTGAACGGCGCGGTGACGATCGCCACGGGCGGCATCTGGAGCGGCGGCACGGGCACCTTCACCCCCAACAGCGCTGCGCTGAATGCGACCTACATGCCCAGCGCGACCGAGATCGCCGCGGGCACGGTGACGCTCACGCTCACCACGGTCGGCAACGGCAATAGCAATCCGGTGAGCGACCAGGTGGTGATCACCATCACGCCCGCGCCCGTTGTGAACGCCGGAGCGAACATCACGGTGTGCGGCAATCAATCGACCGCGCAATTGGCGGGTGTGGTGAACAATGCCACAGGCGGCATCTGGAGCGGCGGCGCGGGCACCTTCAACCCGAGCAGCAACAACCTGAATGCAACCTACACGCCTTCATTGGGCGAGATTGCATCAGGAACAGTAACGCTCACGTTGACCAGCACCGGGAATGGCCTGTGCAATGCGGTGAGCGACCAAGTGCTCATCGCCATTGCACCGACCCCCGCGGTTAATGCGGGGGCTGATGCCACGGTGTGCTCCAACAACGCTGCGGTGCAAATGGCTGCTTCCGTGAGCAATGCGGGCGGCGGGATCTGGAGCGGCGGCACCGGTGGCTTCTCGCCGAGCATCACGGCGCTGAACGCGGTGTACACGCCGAGCACCACGGAATTGAACAATGGATCCGTCACCCTGAACCTGACGAGCACCGGCAACGGCACCTGCGCGCAGGTCACCGACCAGGTCTTCATCGTCTTCACGCAAAGCCCGGTGGTGAACGCGGGGCTCGATCGCACGGTCTGCTCCAATGACCCTACGGTCGTCCTCAACGGCTCCTTGACGATCGCCACAGGAGGCGTGTGGAGCGGCGGCGGCGGGACCTTCACCCCGAACGCGAATGCGCTGAACGCGACCTACGTCCCGAGCCCGGCTGAAGTGGCCCTGGGCACGGCGACGCTTACGCTGACCAGCACCGGCAACGGGCTATGCAATGCCGTGAGCGACCAGATGGTGATCAGCATCATCGGTGCGCCTGTGGCCAATGCGGGCAGCGACCTCTTCGCGTGCAGCAACAATCCCCAGGTTCAACTGGGTGGAAGCGTGAGCGGAGCCGGCGGCGGACAATGGAGCGGCGGCTCGGGCACTTTCGCGCCGAGCATCGCGTCGTTGAATGCGGTTTACACGCCAACGCCCGCAGAGGTAGCGGCAGGCACCCTCACCCTCACGTTGACCACGATCGGCAATGGCAATTGCGTCGCGGTATCCGATGAGGTGCTGGTCACCTTCACTGCGGCCCCGACAGCGAATGCTGGTGCGGGCGGCGTGTTCTGCGCGAACAACGCGAGCATCCCCCTGAACGGCAGTGTGACCGTGGCCAATGGCGGCGCATGGTCGGGCGCGCAGGGCACCTTCAGCCCGAATGCCAATTCACTGAATGCGGTGTACACGCCGTCGGTTGGCGAGCTCGCCGCAGGCAGCGTGACCTTGACGCTGACCACCACCGGCAACAATGGCTGCACGGCTGTAAGCAGCCAGGTGACCTACACGTTCACGCCGGCGCCAACAGCCAATGCGGGCGCGGATCCGTTCAGCTGCGCGAACAATGCCACCGTCCAACTGAACGGTGAGGTCACGGTGGCGACCGGCGGTCTCTGGACCGGTGGAACAGGCGGCTTCAACCCGAACAACGGAACGCTGAATGCGACCTACACGCCGAGCGCTGCGGAGATCGCGGCGGGCAGCGCCACGCTCACGCTGACTACGGTGGGCAATGGCTCGTGCAACGCGGTGAGCGACCAGGTGGTGATCAACATCGCTCCTGCGCCGATCGTGAGTGCAGGTGCTGCGCTGCAGGCTTGCGCGAACAACGCCGCCGTGCAACTGAACGGATCGGTGCTGAATGCGGCAGGCGGCATATGGATCGGCGCTGGTTCATTCAGCCCGAATGCGAGCACGCTGAACGCGATCTACACCCCAACGGCGGCTGAGATCGCCAATGGAAGCGCAACGGTGACTTTGACCAGCGCGGGAAATGGCCTGTGCACGGCGGTCTCGAGCCAGGTGACCATCACCTACACGCCGGCACCCACGGTGGAAGCCGGCAATCCTCAAACACTCTGCGCCAACAATGCTGCTGTGCAGCTCGCAGGCAATGTTACCGGCGCCAACGGCGGCATCTGGAGCGGCGGTGCAGGCACTTTCGCGCCGGGCGCGAACGCACTGAACGGGGTTTACACGCCGAGCGGTTCCGAGGTCAACGCGGGCAATCTCTGGTTGTTCCTCACCTCCACCGGCAATGGCGGATGCAGCGCCGTGAATGATTCGGTGCAAGTGCTCTTCACGCCTGCTCCTACCATCAATGCCGGTGCCGATGCGAATGTCTGCGCCAACGCGCCGCAAGTCCAGCTGGAGGGAGCGGTGACTGTGGCCAGCGGTGGCGTGTGGAGCGCGGGCAACGGCACCTTCACGCCTAGCAGCGCCGCGCTGAACGCAACCTATGCACCGAGCCTGAGCGAGATCGCCGCAGGCCAGGTGACCTTGACGCTCACGAGTTCGGGCAACGGAAACTGCATCGCAGTGCAGGATGCGATGGTGATCACCATCGATCCGGTACCGGTGGTGAACGCAGGCCCTGACCAGGCGATCTGCGCGAACAACCCGAGCCTGCAACTGAATGGCTTCGTGGGCAATGCCCCGGGCGCGATCTGGAGCGGCGGCACGGGCAACTATGTGTCGGGTGCTGCAGCCACAGCCACGGAGTACATCCCGACCGCGGCCGAGATCGCTGCGGGCTCGATCACCTTCACGCTCACCAGCACGGGCACCACGATCTGCAGCGCCATGAGCGATCAGATGGTGGTCACCTTCACCGGGTCCCCGATCGTGGATGCCGGGCCTGACCAGGCGGTCTGCTCCAACAACAGCGCTGTTCAATTGAACGGCAACGTGATCAACGCCAATGGGGGCGCTTGGTCCGGCGGCAACGGAACTTATTCGCCGGCCAGCAACGTGTTCGCACCGGTCTACACACCCACCGCTGCTGAAGTGGCATCGGGGAGTGTGACCCTGACCTTGATGAGCACAGGCAATGGCAACTGCTTCGCGGTGAGCGATCAGGTGCTCATCACCTTCACGCCTGCACCTGTTGCGAATGCTGGAACTGACCTCAATGTCTGTGAGAACAACCCGGTGGTGAACCTGGCCGGTTCGATGACCGTGGCAACTGGCGGTGCATGGAGCGGTGGACTAGGTGCCTTCGCTCCGGATGCCAGCACGTTGAACGCACAGTACACGCTGACGCCCTTCGAGCTGCAGCAGGGAAGCGTTACGCTCACCTTGACCAGCACGGGCAATGGCAACTGCCTTGCGGTGAATGATCAGTTGACGATCACCGTGGCACCAGCACCAGCGGTGAGCGCTGGATCCGACATCACGGCTTGCTCGAGCGAACTGCAAGTGCCGTTGGGCGGTACGGTCAGCGGCGGCGCGAGCACCGGCCAATGGAGCACATCAGGCACGGGCATCTTCTCGCCGAGCGCGAACATGCTCAATGCGACCTACATCGCCAGCAGCCTCGATTCACTGAATGGGGGCGTGGACCTCACGCTCACCTCCACCAGCAATGGCCTTTGCACGAGCGTGAGCGACATGCTCACCCTCACCATCCTTCCCAACGCTGTCGCGAGCGCCGGTGCGGATCAGGCCATCTGCGCTACGCAAGGCACGATCAACCTGAACGGTGCGATCACCGGGAACGCCACGCAAGGCAGCTGGACCACCACGGGCGCGGGCAGCTTCTCACCGGGCCCGGATGCGGCGAACGCGGTGTATAGCATTGCGCCGAGCGATGCCGTGAACGGCACGGTCACCTTCACCTGGAGCGTGAACAGCTGCGACAACGCTTCTGATGAGATGGTGCTCACCATCACCCCAGAGTCGGTCGTCGATGCGGGAACGGACCAGGTGACCTGCGTGAGCGATCTGAGCATCCTGGTGAACGGCGCGGTCAGCGGCGCCTCTGCGACCGGTGCGTGGAGCACTCTGGGCACGGGCAGTTTCCAGAACGCGAGCACGGCACTCGCCAATATCTACAATGCGAGCACATCGGATTCGCTGGCCGCCGGCGTGGACCTGGTGCTGACCGCTACGAATACGGGCGCGTGCCCTGCAGCTTCGGATATCGTGCACATCGCCATCCTGCCCTTCGGCACCGTGAATGCTGGTGCCGACCTGAGCTTCTGCGCCAACAACGCAACGGTTGCGCTGAATGGCTCGCTCGTGGGCGATGCCACGCAGATCCAATGGACCAGTTCCGGCACGGGCGCTTTCTTCCCGAACAACGGAGTGCTCACGCCCACCTACATACCGAGCGCGCTCGACACGGCCATCGGCAACCTGACCCTCATGCTCAGCGCACTGAACAGCTGCAACAACGCCACCGATGCGATGCAGCTGACGCTCACCCCAGCGCCTTATGTGAATGCTGGTCCGGACCAGACCTACTGCAATCAGGTGACGCAATTCGATCTGAACGGAGCGATCAGCGGCATCACCGACATGGGCCAATGGACCACGAACGGCACAGGGACCATGTCGAGCGCCGGATCACTGAGCACCACGTACAACGCCAGCCCGGTCGATGTGGCTAATGGCCTGATCACCTTCACGCTGAGCTCATTGAACAACGGCAACTGCAACGCGGTCAGCGATCAGATGACGATCTACCTCACCAGCGGATTGGCCGCCGATGCAGGTCCTGACCAGAGCGCATGCGTGAGCAGCACCTATGCTCAGCTGCAAGGCCAGGTCATCAATGGGTCGCCATCGGGCACCTGGTCCGCCACGGGCACGGGCTCCTTCTTGCCGAGCGCCGATGTGACCAATGCGCAGTATCACTTCACGCCGACCGATATAGCGAACGGCAGTGTGGTGCTCACATTCCTCAGCACCAACACGGGCACCTGTCCGCCGGTGCAGGACCAGATGGTGCTCACCTTCGGCAACAGCAGCTTCGCTTATGCGGGTGCCGATCAAAGCCTCTGCGCCAATGCGCCGATCGCGCAGCTCGAAGGCAACTTCAGCGGCGGTGCCCAGGGAAGCGTGTGGAGCAGCAATGGATCGGGATTCTTCAGCAACAGCACCGACCCGAACGCCACCTACACACTGAGCGCGGCGGACATCGCCAATGGCGGTGTGCTGCTCACGCTCACGACGATCACCGATGGCACATGCGCGGTGGCCAGTGATGCGATGACCTTGAGCGTGCAAGCCTTGCCGAGCATCAATGCGGGCAGTGATATCGTGGCGTGCAGCGCTGCTCCGGTCCAGGTGGTGGCCAACGCGGTGAACACCCCTGGCGGAACCTGGAGCACATCGGGCAGCGGCACCTTCCTGGATGCGAATGCCCTGGCCACGCTCTATTACCCGAGCGCGGCAGACAGCGCGGTCGGCACGGTTACGCTCACGGTGACCACGACTGGGGTTGCGCCATGCAGCGCTGTATCGGATGAGCTGGTGATCAGCTTCGGAGGTGGTTTGGCCGCCACTGCGGGCGCTGATGTGATCGCGTGCAGCACCGAGCCGAACATCGTGCTGAACGGCATAGTCGCGGGCACGACAACAGGCCAGTGGAGCACCACGGGCACGGGCTCCTTCATGCCCAGTGCCACGGCGTTGGATGCCACCTATGTGCCCGGGGCGGCGGACTTCGTGATCGGCAACGTTTCATTGATCCTGAGCACCACCAACAATCAAGGCTGCGCCGCTGGCCGCGACACGCTGGTGGTGAGCTACCATGTGCCACCGGTGGTGAACGCTGGGGCGGATGAGCTGCTCTGCAATGGTCTGGAGGATGTTCAACTCAATGGGGTGGAACAAAATGCGGGCAGCGTGCAGTGGTTCACCACGGGCACAGGCAGCTTCAGCCCGGCGGCCGATGCGGCCAACGCGGTGTACGCGCCAACCGCAAACGATAGCATCGCAGGTGGGGTGTATTTGATCCTCACCGGCTTCGGAACAGGCACCTGTGGCAATCACAGCGACTCGCTCTTCATCGACATCGGCCCGACGCGCATCGCCGATGCCGGCAGCGACATCAATCTCTGCGCCGATGGGAACTTCTGGCAGATGGCAGGATCCGTGACCGGCGTGAGCGGCGGGGTTTGGAGCACCACGGGAGCGGGAACATTCCTCCCAAGCCCGACGGCGTTGTCCGCCACCTATGTGCCCAGCCAGACCGACCTGGTGTTCCAGCAGCTCCAGTTCGTGCTGTCCACCACAGGGAACATGGGATGTCCTGCGCATACCGATACGATGGTGGTGCATCTGCAAGCACCTCCCACGGTGAACGCGGGCGCCGACATCAACGTTTGCGATGCGAGCAGCGCGATCGACCTGAGCGGCTCCTTCACCGGCGCAGGCGGCGTGCTGTGGACCTCGAACGGATCGGGTGTGTTCGTGCCCAGCAACACGGCTGCGAATGCCAGTTATCAGCCTGGACCGACGGACGAGCAGAACGGCACGGTTCGCATGATCCTGACCACCACGGGCAACGCTTCCTGCGCTGCGGCGAGCGACACGCTCTTCCTCTCTTTCGTGAATCCCCTGCAGGCATCGTTCAGCGTCAGCAACGCGTGCGTGGGATCGCAGACCGTATTCACCAGCAACAGCACGACCAGTGGTTCGCCGATCATCGGCTGGACCTGGAGCTTCGGCAACGGGGCTACGGCGACGGGTCCGCAGGCCAGCACCTCGTTCGCCACGGCCGCGCAGTACAGCGCAACGCTGACCGTGTTCGCGCAGAATGGCTGCAGCCACACGACCACGCAGGTCTTCGACATCCTCGATGCACCGGTCGCTGGCTTCAGCATCAGTGGCGACCCCTACACCGACACGCCCATCGCGTTCGCGGACAGCTCCGTCGGCGCAACCAATTGGCACTACAGCTTCGGAGACGGGTCCGGCGCGATCAGCGCAGAGCCTACGCATGAGTATGCGCAGTCCGGGCAGTACGTCATCGTGCAAACGGTGACCAACGCGGCGGGCTGCACGGACCAGGATTCCTTGCTCATCGTCATCGAGGAGAAGGACATTCTTCCGCCGAAGCTCCCGAATGCCTTCAGCCCGAACGGCGACGGCGTGAACGATGTGTTCTACGTGCGCGGCGGTCCCTTCCTCACCATGGAGCTGAGGATCTACAACGGCTGGGGCGAAATGATCTTCGAGACCACGGACCCCGCATTCGGCTGGGACGGCACCTACAACGGCAAGCCGGAGATCAACGGCGTGTACGTGTACACCGTGGTCGCCACCTCGGTCGATGGCCTTGAGCATGACCGTTCCGGAAAAGTCACTTTGATCCGATAG
- a CDS encoding PorP/SprF family type IX secretion system membrane protein, producing the protein MRTTKNLLSALALCGVGLLRAQDGQLSQYDAAPVMLNPALTGMYENAEFRMACNVRSQWNSLASNFLTTAFGYDLSFQRRFGVGMSLSNYNMAGIMNNFQFGLSGAYNVSDPKAHHTLSTGVHLGLLYKKVNDQNLLWDSQYSNGYFNSDLPSGEITQRGARLMPDVSVGLAYRSTNPRRSINPFVNAALFHVTMPDESIYRTAKSKMPIRYSANGGVRVKLSEGLILIPQGLYMRQGNDQQIHAGMMGEFAIGGSVYSAICGASYRVRDAIVAHVGLKHKNSAYRFSYDVNTSPLRSYSRSNGAFEFSIIYYGTHAGRERRLTSSAF; encoded by the coding sequence ATGAGAACGACCAAGAACCTATTGTCGGCCCTCGCGCTGTGCGGCGTTGGCCTTTTGCGCGCCCAGGACGGCCAGCTGTCGCAGTACGATGCGGCGCCGGTGATGCTGAACCCTGCGCTGACGGGCATGTACGAGAACGCGGAGTTCCGCATGGCATGCAACGTCCGGAGCCAGTGGAACAGCCTGGCGAGCAACTTCCTCACCACGGCCTTCGGGTATGACCTCTCGTTCCAGAGGCGCTTCGGCGTGGGGATGTCGCTGAGCAACTACAACATGGCGGGGATCATGAACAATTTCCAGTTCGGGCTCTCGGGTGCGTACAACGTTTCGGACCCCAAGGCGCACCACACCCTTTCGACAGGCGTGCATCTCGGTCTGCTGTACAAGAAGGTGAATGATCAGAACCTGCTCTGGGACTCGCAGTACAGCAACGGTTACTTCAATTCCGACCTTCCATCCGGCGAGATCACCCAGCGCGGCGCGCGCTTGATGCCCGATGTCTCCGTTGGCCTGGCTTATCGCTCGACTAATCCGCGCAGGAGCATCAATCCGTTCGTGAATGCGGCGCTCTTCCATGTCACCATGCCAGACGAGTCGATCTATCGCACGGCCAAGAGCAAGATGCCGATCCGGTATTCGGCCAACGGTGGCGTGCGCGTGAAGCTCTCAGAGGGGCTGATCCTGATCCCGCAGGGCTTGTACATGCGCCAGGGGAACGACCAGCAGATCCACGCGGGGATGATGGGCGAGTTCGCCATCGGCGGATCGGTGTACAGTGCGATCTGCGGGGCATCGTACCGCGTGAGAGACGCCATCGTGGCGCATGTGGGCCTGAAGCACAAGAACAGCGCCTACCGCTTCAGCTACGACGTGAACACATCGCCGCTGCGCTCGTATTCCCGCAGCAACGGGGCCTTCGAGTTCTCGATCATCTACTACGGCACGCACGCGGGCCGTGAGCGGCGATTGACGAGCAGCGCGTTCTGA
- a CDS encoding T9SS type A sorting domain-containing protein, with protein MKRTLIGQSLAHLLVLTLLSASGFQARAQVLEINTGAPNTPLYAVGPIYLSSTLFYRYSRFAYLYSQDELAAVGIVPGTVILSTGWMKSTASTAAGPAVFSIYMKNSSAASYSNATETWANLSAGAVLVYTNASQSIPATASPGYIDFTLTSPFTYTGGSLEILTEWDISAAAAPIATGAFEWVNTTVVDRIYASGNTSLQASLSSTFNNVDMNDRRPVIQLTVEVPTGVQEAMDAQVSLWPNPANGILNISNASAAPLERIEIINALGGVALSESPNGVATNLQLDVSKLAAGPYLVSISTGAGRVVKRVTLK; from the coding sequence ATGAAGCGCACGCTAATCGGTCAGAGCCTCGCCCATTTGCTCGTGCTGACCCTGTTGTCCGCGAGCGGCTTCCAGGCGCGCGCCCAAGTGCTGGAGATCAACACCGGGGCACCGAACACGCCTTTGTATGCTGTGGGGCCCATCTACTTGTCGTCCACGCTCTTCTACCGCTACAGCCGCTTCGCATACCTCTATAGCCAGGATGAGCTCGCGGCCGTGGGCATCGTTCCGGGCACGGTGATCCTCAGCACGGGATGGATGAAGAGCACTGCGAGCACGGCAGCGGGCCCTGCGGTCTTCAGCATCTACATGAAGAACTCGAGCGCGGCTTCGTACTCGAACGCCACGGAGACCTGGGCCAACCTGAGCGCAGGTGCAGTGCTGGTTTACACCAATGCCTCGCAGTCCATTCCCGCCACAGCAAGCCCGGGCTACATCGACTTCACGCTCACGTCCCCGTTCACCTATACCGGCGGTTCCTTGGAGATCCTCACGGAATGGGACATCTCAGCGGCAGCCGCGCCCATCGCCACCGGCGCGTTCGAATGGGTGAATACGACCGTGGTGGACCGGATCTACGCCAGCGGCAACACCAGCCTTCAAGCATCGCTGTCCAGCACCTTCAACAATGTCGACATGAACGATCGGCGCCCGGTGATCCAGCTCACGGTGGAAGTGCCCACAGGGGTCCAGGAAGCCATGGATGCCCAGGTGAGCTTGTGGCCGAACCCTGCCAACGGCATCCTCAACATCAGCAACGCCAGCGCTGCTCCCTTGGAGCGCATCGAGATCATCAACGCGCTCGGCGGAGTCGCACTATCTGAGAGCCCCAATGGCGTTGCCACGAACCTTCAGCTCGATGTGAGCAAGCTGGCTGCGGGCCCTTACCTCGTCAGCATCAGTACCGGTGCCGGGCGCGTGGTGAAGCGCGTCACGCTGAAATAG
- the atpG gene encoding ATP synthase F1 subunit gamma: MPSLKEVRSRIVSVNSTKQITAAMKMVSAAKLRRAQDAIVRMRPYAEKLQTILGNVSASLDSSEGKYSAQREVKKVLLVPIVSNRGLAGAFNTQVFRLVRTALNGAQADGQQAHVLPIGKKAMDLYRRSGLLDAALPTDLASLFDGLSFDKAAPVAELLMKQFADGNYDRVVLFYNKFKNAAVQITTEEQFLPILPAEKKANSGAKSDHIMEPDRATIVEEIIPKSLKIQLYKALLDSHAAEHGARMTAMHKATDNADSLLKGLKLSYNKARQASITNEILEIVGGAEALKG; encoded by the coding sequence ATGCCCAGCCTGAAGGAGGTACGCAGCCGGATCGTCTCGGTGAACAGCACCAAGCAGATCACCGCCGCCATGAAGATGGTGAGCGCGGCCAAGCTGCGCCGTGCTCAGGACGCGATCGTGCGCATGCGCCCCTACGCCGAGAAGCTGCAGACCATCCTGGGCAATGTGAGCGCGAGCCTCGACAGCAGCGAAGGCAAGTACAGCGCTCAGCGCGAGGTGAAGAAGGTGCTGCTGGTGCCCATCGTTAGCAATCGCGGCCTGGCCGGAGCCTTCAATACGCAAGTGTTCCGCCTCGTGCGCACCGCCCTGAACGGTGCACAGGCCGATGGCCAGCAAGCGCATGTGCTCCCCATCGGCAAGAAGGCCATGGACCTCTACCGCCGCAGCGGCCTGCTCGACGCGGCATTGCCCACGGACCTGGCCTCGCTCTTCGATGGCCTCAGCTTCGACAAGGCTGCACCGGTGGCGGAATTGCTGATGAAGCAGTTCGCTGATGGCAACTATGATCGCGTTGTGCTCTTCTACAACAAGTTCAAGAACGCGGCGGTGCAGATCACCACGGAGGAGCAGTTCCTCCCGATCCTGCCCGCCGAGAAGAAGGCCAACAGCGGAGCCAAGTCCGATCATATCATGGAGCCGGACCGCGCCACCATCGTGGAGGAGATCATCCCCAAGAGCCTGAAGATCCAGCTCTACAAAGCGCTGCTCGACAGCCATGCGGCTGAGCACGGTGCGCGCATGACCGCCATGCACAAAGCCACCGACAACGCCGACTCGCTGCTGAAAGGCCTGAAGCTCTCGTACAACAAGGCGCGCCAGGCCAGCATCACCAACGAGATCCTCGAGATCGTGGGCGGCGCGGAGGCGCTGAAGGGGTAA